Part of the Shewanella eurypsychrophilus genome is shown below.
TGCAATACCTTTTGCATCCGTCATTGCGACTGCGATACTTGCCGCGGCACCTGAAGAGGGTCTTATTTCAAACTTATCTCCATCGGCTAACAGACCCGAATCGATATGTATAGAGAAACCATTAGCCCCATCAAGCTGGGTGCCATTTAAGGTTAACGGGGTGACAGCGCCTGTGACTCCGTCTGTTAACTCATAAGTAGCCGGCGCCGTATATTTCAGCTCAAAACTATTGCCCGACAAAAGGCCGACATCATCAATGTTGACCCTTAAATTTGCTGTGCCTGTGTTAGCACTATCAGCACCTACACGACCAACAGACATGGTCGGATCGTTGATATCTTTGAAGATGTTTTGTCCCATCTCACCATTCAGATCGAAACCTTCCGAGTTCGCCTGATTAAATGCATCTGCCACACCTAAGGCTAGTTGACTGACTTCAAGCTCTGCCGGCACTAAAGTATCTGCTCTAAATTCAAATAGAGCACCTATCTGTCCGCCTAATTTAGTGGCATCAATGGTCTGGCTTTGATTACCGACCATAGCAATGAGCTGAATCTCTTCAGGATAAGGATCACCAGCCATTGTCCCCACTGACATAGATATCTCGCCAGAGACAAGCATCACAGAGCCCCCGAGCATGATGCTCTTAGCCCCCGTATCTAAAGGGATCACATTAACTTGGGCATATTGACTCAGCTCTTGGATCAACGCATCTTGCTGATCGAGTAGTTGGGCATCTTGCCCTTGAGACTTCATCAGTTCTTGGTTGATATGGCCAAGTTCTTTGCTTATCTCATTAATTCTGTCGGTGATCCCGCCTATCTGGTCATTAGTTTGTTGCATCTGTCCATCAAGATGAGACTGCATCTGATTTAAACTCTTAGCGAGCTGATCTGCTGTCCCTAAGAGTGAACCGCGGATCCCCATATCATCAGGCAGATCGGCTAAGTTATTTAATCCTGCAAAAAAGTCGTTAAGTCCCTGTGGGATAGACTTACCAATTTGTGAAAATAGCTGATCCATTTCATTCATTTTGGTTTGGGTAGTTTGTGCTTCGCTAACAGCAGTTTGTCCAATTCTCAGCTCACGAGCGGCGTAATCGTTATAGATCCGCTTAACATCTGATATATAGGTACCAGCGCCATAGAACTCACTCCCTATACGCTGTGACTCTACACTGGACTGCTCGGCAACTTGCCTGTGATACCCTTGGGTATTGGCATTAGCGATATTGTTACTGGTAACGGCTAACTGCGATTGCGAGGCTAACACGCCAGTTCGTGCAATATTGAGAAGATCCATAGACATTACAAATACCCTCTATCTACTTCAGTTGCACCGATGAGCACAGCTGATAACGTTACTTTTGCATCGATAAAAATCATTGTGTGGACCCCATAGAAGGCACACTTATCACCGGACTTATCGATTTCATCACCTTGATCACTTTATCGGCATAATTAGGATCAGTTGCATAGCCAGCATCCTGTAGCGCTTGGATAAACTCATTAGGGTTCGCCGCTTTCTTCATCGCCTCTTGATACCTTGGCCCGTCGGAGATAAAACTGACAAAATCATCAAAGCTCTGTTTGATATCCTCATAAACACGGAAATCTGCTTTTTGCTGCACGGCCACACCTTGCTCAAACTCGAGTGAGCTAACCAGCGCCTTGTCTCCCTGCCAACGTTGATCGGCCTTAATATTAAAAAGATTATTGCTAGATTGACCACCAGCAGCTTTAATCATTTTTTGTCCCCAGCCTGTTTCAAGGGCTGATTGTGCTATCAAGACTTCAGGCTGTGTGCCTAAAGCATGAGCTGCCTTTTCTGCGTGGGGATAGAGCTTGTTGATAAAGTCATCTTTATCGGTGAACGTCACTTCCGATTGCCTCACTTCAGACGGCAAACTCTTGCCAGTCAAAATATTGTCAATCTTAGAAGCGATGTGAGTGTCTTGGCTGCCAGTAATTGACTCTTCCTTTACTGGCTGGATAGCACTTTGCATTACTCGGTCTTTGGCAAAAGAGTGAGATGATTGCATGTTCCCACGCAGCACTGATGCGGGTGTCACATCACTCGTGCCTGGAGAAAGTTGTTGAACCATCAAGTCGGCGAGACCTAGCATGCCCTTATCTGATAAGTTGACTGACATCTGCTGGTCATGCATCTGTTCATAAAACTTAGTGTATTCACTGTTCATCGGGCTATCTGATTCAAAGACGGCATTGGCATCACGCATACTTTTCATCAACATTTGCACAAAAATGCCTTCAAACTGCTGGGCAACTTCTCTTAAAGCCCCCTTGTCATCTTTTTGGGCCTTAGCCCTCAATGAATCGAGACCTCCGATATCCAAAAAGTGAGATGAGTTTGATAGCTTTTCCATAAATGTTTCCAGAAATTCCGACAATATTCAGACGATGTTATTTATTAATGCAAACTGCGCACCAAGTTTAAAAAAAAATAGAAGTTGTTAAAAGCTTGAAGTAATACCAACCGGTATAAATGGTATGAAATTTCAGCTAACACCAAATAAAAAGGGAGCATTAGTAAAATACTAAGCTCCCTTTAAGCGTTAAACTATATGTGTTAAATAATGATCAATTCACCATGAAGTGCACCAGCCACTTTCAATGCTTCTAATATGGCAAGTACATCCGACGGTGCGGCCCCCACTAGGTTTACCGCTCGAACCAGCTCATCTAGCGTCGTTCCAGGGTTAAACATAAACATGCGGCTATCTTCCTCTAACACATCGATAGTGCTGTCAGTCGTCACCACAGTTTCACCACCGGTTAATGGGTTAGGCTGAGAAACTTGTGTAGCTTCAGCAATAGTCACTGTTAGTCCACCATGTGTTACTGCCGCAGGCAGTAAACGCACATCTTTGCCGACAACTATGGTGCCAGTGCGTGAGTTGACAATGACTTTGGCAGAACCTGATGCTGGCTCTACTTGAATATTCTCTAAAGTTGCCAAAAATGACACTCGCTGTGACACATCCCTTGGTGCACTGACCTGAACAGAAGCGGCATCTAAGGGTCTCGCCATCCCAGGACCCAGCAACTCATTAATCGCATCGGCTAAACGTTTAGCCGTTGAAAAGTCAGCGCGACGTAAGTTGAATGTCAAATAATCCCCCGTTGAAAATGGGGTGGCCACAGTGCGTTCAACAATAGCGCCATTTGGAATTCGACCTACAGTAGGCGTATTTTGAATGACTTTTGAACCGTCTAAACCCTCGGCGCTAAAACCACTGACCACCATGTTGCCCTGTGCAATTGCATAAACATTACCATCGACTCCCTTTAAAAAGGTCTGTAGTAACGTTCCGCCACGTAGGCTTTTAGCTTCACCTAGGCTTGAAACAGTAATATCGAGTGTTTGACCTGGCTTGATAAAAGGAGGCATATTGGCATTAACTGCAACCACTGCGATATTTTTAACCTTAGGTCTGACGTTATCAGGTAGGTTAATACCAAAATTCTTCAACATGGTTTTAAAGGTCTGCTCCGTGTAGCGGGTTTTCTCCCCGGTTCCAGGTAAACCAACCACTAAACCATAGCCAATAAGTTGATTCGAGCGCACACCTTGAACATTTGCTATATCTTTTATCCTTTGTGCCTGGCTTG
Proteins encoded:
- the flgJ gene encoding flagellar assembly peptidoglycan hydrolase FlgJ, with translation MEKLSNSSHFLDIGGLDSLRAKAQKDDKGALREVAQQFEGIFVQMLMKSMRDANAVFESDSPMNSEYTKFYEQMHDQQMSVNLSDKGMLGLADLMVQQLSPGTSDVTPASVLRGNMQSSHSFAKDRVMQSAIQPVKEESITGSQDTHIASKIDNILTGKSLPSEVRQSEVTFTDKDDFINKLYPHAEKAAHALGTQPEVLIAQSALETGWGQKMIKAAGGQSSNNLFNIKADQRWQGDKALVSSLEFEQGVAVQQKADFRVYEDIKQSFDDFVSFISDGPRYQEAMKKAANPNEFIQALQDAGYATDPNYADKVIKVMKSISPVISVPSMGSTQ
- the flgK gene encoding flagellar hook-associated protein FlgK; its protein translation is MSMDLLNIARTGVLASQSQLAVTSNNIANANTQGYHRQVAEQSSVESQRIGSEFYGAGTYISDVKRIYNDYAARELRIGQTAVSEAQTTQTKMNEMDQLFSQIGKSIPQGLNDFFAGLNNLADLPDDMGIRGSLLGTADQLAKSLNQMQSHLDGQMQQTNDQIGGITDRINEISKELGHINQELMKSQGQDAQLLDQQDALIQELSQYAQVNVIPLDTGAKSIMLGGSVMLVSGEISMSVGTMAGDPYPEEIQLIAMVGNQSQTIDATKLGGQIGALFEFRADTLVPAELEVSQLALGVADAFNQANSEGFDLNGEMGQNIFKDINDPTMSVGRVGADSANTGTANLRVNIDDVGLLSGNSFELKYTAPATYELTDGVTGAVTPLTLNGTQLDGANGFSIHIDSGLLADGDKFEIRPSSGAAASIAVAMTDAKGIAAAAPKITADAANSGNTSIEMVSIDDRTDANFPLTGSELTFEINTTTSMFEVFDVNGASLGAPAAYVPPSISAHGFTFDVTSTAGATDRFTFDLSFAPGDNTNAVAMAQLNESKLMNSGGSTLTDVYEGTKLSIGGKAKAAAIAVGSADAVYSQAYSRVQSESGVNLDEEAANLIRFQQAYQASARIMTTANEIFDTLFNAVR
- a CDS encoding flagellar basal body P-ring protein FlgI — translated: MKYKFIYLLLLFFVTGPSQAQRIKDIANVQGVRSNQLIGYGLVVGLPGTGEKTRYTEQTFKTMLKNFGINLPDNVRPKVKNIAVVAVNANMPPFIKPGQTLDITVSSLGEAKSLRGGTLLQTFLKGVDGNVYAIAQGNMVVSGFSAEGLDGSKVIQNTPTVGRIPNGAIVERTVATPFSTGDYLTFNLRRADFSTAKRLADAINELLGPGMARPLDAASVQVSAPRDVSQRVSFLATLENIQVEPASGSAKVIVNSRTGTIVVGKDVRLLPAAVTHGGLTVTIAEATQVSQPNPLTGGETVVTTDSTIDVLEEDSRMFMFNPGTTLDELVRAVNLVGAAPSDVLAILEALKVAGALHGELIII